A single region of the Lysinibacillus sp. B2A1 genome encodes:
- a CDS encoding sodium ABC transporter ATP-binding protein, which translates to MENVIELQHVHKSFKGFQIKDFSINVKKGFVTGFIGGNGAGKSTTIKLIMNLLKQDSGTVSVFGMNYKKHEKEIKERIGFVYDENVFYENVTLKDMKRIIKPAYKNWDDNAFQRYVNQFELPLNKNMKTFSKGMKMKASLAIALAHHAELIIMDEPTAGLDPIFRRELLNILHELMQDEDKTIFFSTHITTDLDRIADYITFVHNGEHIFTKEFYKIEEEYAIVKGTLNLLDQETEREFVAIRKSNTGFEALTADKNRVANIFGDSVIMEKPTLEDIMYYTKKGW; encoded by the coding sequence ATGGAAAATGTCATTGAATTACAGCATGTTCATAAATCTTTTAAGGGATTTCAGATAAAGGATTTCTCTATCAACGTGAAAAAGGGCTTTGTAACTGGATTTATCGGCGGAAATGGTGCAGGGAAATCTACAACAATCAAATTGATTATGAACTTACTAAAGCAAGATAGTGGCACTGTTTCAGTGTTTGGCATGAATTACAAGAAGCATGAAAAAGAAATAAAGGAACGTATTGGCTTTGTCTATGACGAAAATGTCTTTTATGAAAATGTAACATTAAAGGATATGAAAAGGATTATTAAACCAGCCTATAAAAACTGGGATGATAACGCCTTTCAACGTTATGTCAATCAGTTCGAACTACCATTGAATAAAAATATGAAGACCTTTTCGAAGGGTATGAAGATGAAAGCTTCATTAGCCATAGCCCTAGCTCATCATGCAGAATTAATTATTATGGATGAGCCAACTGCTGGGCTCGATCCGATATTTCGTAGAGAGCTACTAAATATACTACATGAATTAATGCAAGATGAAGATAAAACGATTTTCTTCTCGACCCATATAACAACAGATCTGGATAGAATTGCAGATTATATTACCTTTGTTCATAATGGTGAACATATATTCACGAAGGAATTTTACAAGATTGAAGAGGAATATGCCATTGTCAAAGGGACATTGAATTTATTGGATCAGGAAACGGAACGAGAGTTTGTTGCCATCCGAAAATCGAACACAGGCTTTGAGGCATTAACTGCGGATAAAAATCGTGTGGCGAATATATTTGGGGATTCTGTCATTATGGAAAAACCGACGCTTGAAGATATTATGTACTATACGAAAAAAGGATGGTAA
- a CDS encoding alpha/beta hydrolase: protein MVQVLIIIMALFLLTITTSYMNHQIQLSKEEKLFTPFGKMVEVNDHKMHVYIEGKGEETLVFMSGGGTSAPILDFKSLYSLLSDKYRIAVVEKAGYGFSDITDANRDIETILQETREALLKSGVEGPYILFPHSMSGIEALYWAQIYPDEVKAIVGLDMAVPAAYEDYAINMPMVHLSALAAKIGITRWIPDLSESDAMKYGNLTEEEKELYRVIFYRRTVTKNMINEVKNIKANAKKVETLEIPNVPILLFSSNGQGTGWDKDTWLDFQKDFISKSKDGEFIKLDCAHYIHDFEFKRIAEESEKFIESSNF from the coding sequence ATTGTACAAGTGTTAATCATAATAATGGCATTGTTTCTATTAACTATTACTACCAGTTATATGAATCACCAAATACAATTATCCAAAGAAGAAAAACTATTTACACCCTTTGGGAAAATGGTAGAGGTTAATGATCATAAAATGCATGTATACATAGAAGGAAAAGGTGAAGAAACGCTAGTATTTATGTCTGGAGGTGGCACGAGTGCACCTATCTTAGATTTTAAATCATTGTATTCCTTGCTAAGTGATAAATATAGAATTGCAGTCGTTGAAAAGGCGGGCTATGGATTTAGTGACATTACAGATGCTAATCGAGATATAGAGACGATTTTACAGGAAACAAGGGAAGCTCTATTAAAATCAGGTGTTGAGGGACCCTATATTTTATTTCCTCATTCAATGTCTGGGATTGAAGCTCTGTATTGGGCTCAGATTTATCCAGACGAGGTAAAAGCAATCGTTGGATTGGATATGGCTGTTCCTGCTGCATATGAGGATTATGCTATAAATATGCCAATGGTTCATTTAAGCGCCCTTGCTGCAAAGATTGGTATTACAAGATGGATTCCAGATCTTTCTGAGAGTGATGCGATGAAGTATGGGAATCTGACTGAGGAAGAGAAGGAACTGTATAGGGTAATTTTTTATCGCAGAACAGTAACTAAAAATATGATCAATGAAGTGAAAAACATAAAGGCAAATGCAAAAAAGGTAGAGACCTTAGAAATCCCAAATGTCCCTATACTTTTATTTTCATCGAATGGGCAAGGAACTGGCTGGGATAAGGATACATGGCTTGACTTTCAAAAGGATTTTATTAGTAAGTCAAAAGATGGTGAATTCATAAAATTAGATTGCGCTCACTATATTCATGATTTTGAATTTAAGCGAATTGCTGAAGAATCAGAGAAATTTATAGAAAGTTCTAACTTTTAA
- a CDS encoding IS110 family transposase translates to MNFNTNEKINQVSENTLVIGIDIAKYKHFACAIDDRGRVLQKSFPIAQSHMGFEAFYERLLALKAIHDKQEILVGFEPTGHYWMNLAAFLTNYGIPFVMVNPMHVNRSKELDDNLQTKNDQKDALVIARLMRDGRFSYPRILAGVEAELRNGATLRAKIQEDLNALQNRIIRWLDRFFPEFTQVFKSFGKMAYAVLEKTPLPSDINGKTPEELLFLYRQVEGMKSPQLPKAKQLGEVAESSIGVTEGLVMARFEIATLLSQIQLMQTQLEKLTAQLIEQAKQMTDYDYLASVPGIGDITIVDLLSEVGSLTQYAHPRQLIKLAGLTLRENSSGQQKGQKRISKRGRRQLRALLFRVMMPLIKHNPAFRALHEYYTTRANNPLRKKQSIVVLCGKLVKILHALCKKKTMFDEHQMMKDFAHLQMTA, encoded by the coding sequence ATGAATTTTAATACGAATGAAAAAATTAATCAAGTTTCTGAAAATACGCTTGTCATCGGTATTGACATCGCGAAGTATAAACATTTTGCATGTGCCATCGATGATCGTGGTCGTGTGCTTCAAAAATCATTTCCGATTGCTCAATCACACATGGGATTTGAAGCTTTTTATGAACGATTACTTGCGTTAAAGGCGATACATGATAAACAGGAAATCCTCGTTGGTTTCGAGCCAACAGGTCACTACTGGATGAACTTAGCTGCGTTTTTAACAAACTACGGCATTCCTTTTGTGATGGTGAATCCGATGCACGTCAATCGCTCGAAGGAACTCGATGATAACCTGCAAACGAAAAATGACCAAAAGGATGCACTAGTGATTGCTCGTCTAATGCGCGATGGACGCTTCAGCTATCCACGTATTTTAGCGGGTGTAGAAGCAGAACTTCGCAACGGCGCGACATTGCGTGCCAAAATACAAGAAGACTTAAATGCGCTTCAAAATCGGATCATTCGTTGGCTCGATCGCTTTTTTCCTGAATTTACTCAAGTATTTAAAAGTTTTGGGAAGATGGCCTATGCGGTGCTTGAAAAAACACCTCTACCATCGGATATCAATGGAAAAACACCGGAAGAACTGCTCTTCCTTTATCGCCAAGTAGAGGGAATGAAAAGTCCCCAACTACCAAAGGCAAAGCAATTGGGCGAGGTAGCAGAAAGCTCCATTGGAGTGACAGAAGGTCTTGTGATGGCACGTTTTGAAATTGCCACACTCCTCTCTCAAATCCAATTGATGCAGACACAACTTGAAAAATTAACGGCACAGCTCATTGAGCAAGCCAAACAAATGACGGATTATGACTATTTAGCATCTGTTCCTGGAATTGGTGATATCACGATAGTCGATTTACTTTCAGAGGTCGGTTCACTCACACAATATGCGCATCCACGCCAATTAATCAAATTAGCGGGACTCACATTGCGTGAAAACTCCTCTGGTCAGCAAAAAGGACAAAAGCGCATCTCCAAGCGAGGTCGTCGTCAATTACGTGCGCTCCTGTTCCGCGTAATGATGCCGTTAATCAAACATAACCCAGCTTTTCGAGCGTTACACGAATACTACACCACACGTGCCAACAATCCACTGCGTAAAAAGCAATCGATCGTTGTGCTATGTGGCAAGTTAGTAAAGATTTTACATGCCTTGTGCAAAAAGAAAACGATGTTTGATGAACATCAAATGATGAAGGATTTCGCCCATCTTCAGATGACTGCCTAA
- a CDS encoding GNAT family N-acetyltransferase, producing MEISIYKLRENDAQELFTFEKNNRLFFEQMVPSRGEDYYKFETFQERHKELLAEQQDQKSIFYLIRDNMGNIVGRINLVDIDATNNSAEIGYRVGEEYGGNGIGARALKLLLETEGTIKKLKAKTTTHNIASQRVLERNGFKQVSISDEKFELNGQELSFVYYILER from the coding sequence TTGGAAATATCTATTTATAAATTACGAGAAAATGATGCGCAAGAATTATTTACTTTTGAAAAGAATAATCGATTATTTTTTGAGCAAATGGTACCAAGCCGTGGGGAAGATTATTATAAATTTGAAACATTTCAAGAGAGACATAAAGAGCTTTTAGCAGAGCAACAGGATCAAAAATCAATATTTTACTTAATTAGAGACAACATGGGCAATATTGTAGGAAGAATAAATTTAGTAGATATTGATGCAACTAATAATTCTGCAGAAATCGGCTATAGAGTGGGTGAAGAGTACGGGGGAAATGGAATAGGAGCTAGGGCTTTAAAGCTATTATTAGAAACAGAGGGCACTATCAAGAAGTTGAAGGCAAAAACAACAACTCATAATATTGCTTCTCAACGAGTCCTTGAAAGAAATGGATTTAAACAAGTAAGTATCAGTGACGAGAAATTTGAATTGAATGGTCAGGAGTTAAGTTTTGTCTACTATATATTAGAACGATAG
- a CDS encoding RNA polymerase subunit sigma, with translation MQYEFLVKKAKKGDGEAFIQLIRQYEMTLYRTAKRLGLKDEDIADLLQDTILTAFEKIDSLKEAKYFNTWICRILLNNCYRFMRQDQRTVPLDVTTLHELRHQDQISLELDEALESLDESYRIALTLYYVNGLTTREISEFLHESEGTIKSRISRAKQYLKNNYYVEEAQLL, from the coding sequence ATGCAATACGAGTTTCTAGTGAAAAAAGCAAAGAAGGGAGATGGAGAAGCTTTTATACAATTAATCCGTCAATACGAAATGACACTTTATCGGACGGCTAAAAGACTTGGTTTGAAAGATGAGGATATTGCAGACCTTCTACAAGATACAATTCTGACAGCGTTTGAAAAAATAGATTCTCTAAAAGAAGCGAAATATTTTAATACATGGATTTGTCGAATTCTTTTAAATAACTGCTATCGATTTATGAGGCAGGATCAGCGTACTGTACCTCTGGATGTGACGACATTGCATGAACTGCGACACCAAGATCAAATTTCTCTTGAGCTCGATGAAGCATTAGAGAGTCTGGATGAGAGCTATCGCATTGCTTTAACACTTTATTATGTGAATGGACTCACGACAAGGGAAATAAGCGAATTTCTTCATGAATCAGAGGGGACGATTAAGTCGAGGATTTCCAGAGCGAAGCAATATCTGAAAAATAATTATTATGTTGAGGAGGCACAATTACTATGA
- a CDS encoding ISL3 family transposase produces the protein MHSHSIKDLWDLPQLKITATEKIDQQIFIDVMPIELKQSCLVCKSNQTIRRGISYRRTVRHLDAFGCRVYLKLPAIRLSCTASFVWHYAFVAPKKRYTKAFEATLPKQAIGATITHTARVTGTPATTVARIVKAWKKKEASRVQQACQHKASYCQNLVLGLDDFAIRKGHTYNTGLHDLRNGAFLDIIPGRTILELEAYFSEQVTLCALKPIAIVMDLAKAYHTFAKKMFPAAIRIADRYHVNRYVTEALQAVRKSVQKRLNAFAKKDLKQYFRILGKRNDQLSIEERMILKRLLQYDTVLRQVYDWKEAFIDWYDCSSSYKQAKKGFQQWLSQGREILHPKVQDCLQTMRNWQDEICNYHQLRFTNAAVEGKNNLIKALQRRHFFTRNPQHYKETILLECNAEWIEYGS, from the coding sequence ATGCACTCTCATTCTATCAAGGATTTATGGGATTTACCACAATTAAAAATTACTGCAACCGAAAAAATAGACCAACAGATTTTCATCGACGTGATGCCAATCGAATTGAAACAATCCTGTCTCGTTTGCAAGTCCAATCAAACGATTCGTCGAGGGATTAGTTATAGACGTACAGTCCGTCACCTTGATGCTTTTGGGTGTCGAGTTTATTTAAAGTTGCCTGCTATTCGTCTATCGTGTACAGCTTCATTCGTCTGGCATTACGCATTTGTAGCACCTAAAAAGCGCTATACAAAGGCATTTGAAGCGACTTTACCAAAACAAGCAATTGGTGCAACCATCACACATACAGCGCGTGTAACAGGAACCCCTGCAACAACGGTAGCTCGTATCGTGAAAGCTTGGAAAAAGAAAGAAGCATCACGTGTTCAACAAGCCTGTCAGCACAAGGCATCTTATTGTCAAAATCTCGTGCTTGGACTGGATGATTTCGCCATTCGCAAGGGGCATACCTACAATACTGGTTTGCATGACTTACGAAATGGCGCATTTTTAGATATTATTCCAGGACGCACCATCCTTGAATTAGAGGCATATTTCAGTGAACAGGTGACCCTTTGCGCATTAAAACCGATTGCCATCGTAATGGATTTAGCAAAGGCTTATCATACATTCGCTAAAAAGATGTTTCCAGCAGCAATCCGTATTGCCGATCGGTATCATGTGAATCGATACGTGACAGAAGCACTCCAAGCTGTCCGAAAGTCTGTTCAAAAGAGGCTGAATGCCTTTGCGAAAAAGGATTTAAAACAATATTTTCGTATTTTAGGAAAACGAAATGACCAGCTATCAATAGAAGAACGTATGATTTTAAAACGACTTTTACAATATGACACTGTTTTACGACAAGTTTACGATTGGAAAGAGGCTTTTATCGACTGGTACGATTGTAGTTCATCGTATAAACAAGCAAAAAAAGGCTTTCAACAATGGCTTTCGCAAGGTCGAGAAATTCTGCACCCTAAAGTGCAAGACTGTTTACAAACCATGCGTAATTGGCAAGATGAAATCTGTAATTACCATCAATTACGTTTCACCAATGCGGCAGTTGAAGGGAAAAATAACCTCATTAAAGCCCTACAACGTCGTCACTTTTTCACGCGTAACCCGCAACACTATAAAGAAACGATTTTACTAGAGTGCAATGCAGAATGGATTGAATACGGCTCTTAG
- a CDS encoding small acid-soluble spore protein Tlp, whose amino-acid sequence MANSRYSKPDDRSNNVERIRDIVKNTEEKLHEAEISLEFADPMQSEMIKEKNKRRQKSIEGLKEEMKDEMAARKKGEV is encoded by the coding sequence ATGGCTAATTCAAGATACTCGAAACCAGATGATAGATCCAATAACGTTGAACGAATTCGTGATATCGTTAAAAATACTGAAGAAAAACTTCATGAAGCAGAAATTAGTTTGGAATTTGCAGACCCTATGCAAAGTGAAATGATTAAAGAAAAAAATAAACGACGTCAAAAGTCAATTGAAGGATTAAAAGAAGAAATGAAAGATGAAATGGCAGCACGTAAAAAAGGAGAGGTGTAG
- a CDS encoding IS110 family transposase, with translation MNFNTNEKINQVSENTLVIGIDIAKYKHFACAIDDRGRVLQKSFPIAQSHMGFEAFYERLLALKAIHDKQEILVGFEPTGHYWMNLAAFLTNYGIPFVMVNPMHVNRSKELDDNLQTKNDQKDALVIARLMRDGRFSYPRILAGVEAELRNGATLRAKIQEDLNALQNRIIRWLDCFFPEFTQVFKSFGKMAYAVLEKTPLPSDINGKTPEELLFLYRQVEGMKSPQLPKAKQLGEVAESSIGVTEGLVMARFEIATLLSQIQLMQTQLEKLTAQLIELAKQMTDYDYLASVPGIGDITIVDLLSEVGSLTQYAHPRQLIKLAGLTLRENSSGQQKGQKRISKRGRRQLRALLFRVMMPLIKHNPAFRALHEYYTTRANNPLRKKQSIVVLCGKLVKILHALCKKKTMFDEHQMMKDFAHLQMTA, from the coding sequence ATGAATTTTAATACGAATGAAAAAATTAATCAAGTTTCTGAAAATACGCTTGTCATCGGTATTGACATCGCGAAGTATAAACATTTTGCATGTGCCATCGATGATCGTGGTCGTGTGCTTCAAAAATCATTTCCGATTGCTCAATCACACATGGGATTTGAAGCTTTTTATGAACGATTACTTGCGTTAAAGGCGATACATGATAAACAGGAAATCCTCGTTGGTTTCGAGCCAACAGGTCACTACTGGATGAACTTAGCTGCGTTTTTAACAAACTACGGCATTCCTTTTGTGATGGTGAATCCGATGCACGTCAATCGCTCGAAGGAACTCGATGATAACCTGCAAACGAAAAATGACCAAAAGGATGCACTAGTGATTGCTCGTCTAATGCGCGATGGACGCTTCAGCTATCCACGTATTTTAGCGGGTGTAGAAGCAGAACTTCGCAACGGCGCGACATTGCGTGCCAAAATACAAGAAGACTTAAATGCGCTTCAAAATCGGATCATTCGTTGGCTCGATTGCTTTTTTCCTGAATTTACTCAAGTATTTAAAAGTTTTGGGAAGATGGCCTATGCGGTGCTTGAAAAAACACCTCTACCATCGGATATCAATGGAAAAACACCGGAAGAACTGCTCTTCCTTTATCGCCAAGTAGAGGGAATGAAAAGTCCCCAACTACCAAAGGCAAAGCAATTGGGCGAGGTAGCAGAAAGCTCCATTGGAGTGACAGAAGGTCTTGTGATGGCACGTTTTGAAATTGCCACACTCCTCTCTCAAATCCAATTGATGCAGACACAACTTGAAAAATTAACGGCACAGCTCATTGAGCTAGCCAAACAAATGACGGATTATGACTATTTAGCATCTGTTCCTGGAATTGGTGATATCACGATAGTCGATTTACTTTCAGAGGTCGGTTCACTCACACAATATGCGCATCCACGCCAATTAATCAAATTAGCGGGACTCACATTGCGTGAAAACTCCTCTGGTCAGCAAAAAGGACAAAAGCGCATCTCCAAGCGAGGTCGTCGTCAATTACGTGCGCTCCTGTTCCGCGTAATGATGCCGTTAATCAAACATAACCCAGCTTTTCGAGCGTTACACGAATACTACACCACACGTGCCAACAATCCACTGCGTAAAAAGCAATCGATCGTTGTGCTATGTGGCAAGTTAGTAAAGATTTTACATGCCTTGTGCAAAAAGAAAACGATGTTTGATGAACATCAAATGATGAAGGATTTCGCCCATCTTCAGATGACTGCCTAA
- a CDS encoding TraB/GumN family protein, whose product MMKKIMKRTSAALLGTSLMLTALMPAVHAEEQSPPLVPSISDWAIETLNEGEKYGIYPTDWYYKGFLQEISVEKVNELLALTEKKIASLGLAENKQYKPVSVKNDNTRGDIVNRLYNIVARYDLPVGTDAVQFMKEHNILQGSKNGLQLEKKATTQQAVLFAVRFIKNTYELAEQGAKGVAWIVEDEDTLVYLLGSIHLGTPDLYPFNKKLVTAFDEADALLVEANILDTKGLEYYSEKAMYTDGLTLKDAIAPETYAKLEKVAALYDLPMEELTLQKPWMLSNTLSLLAMDDSFGMTPQEMAMHGIDIYFLLNAQLKQKPVIELEGTKAQVDMFDALSPEAQEQSLVAVLDSILTPSEENQSEMLQEWFTSWKQGDVEAFAKSFQAMEGESSEYNEMLFGLRDEQMAKKIMNVLKEKKGTYFVVVGSGHFLIEKSVRYHLEKNGYEVKPFYQ is encoded by the coding sequence ATGATGAAAAAGATAATGAAACGTACGAGTGCTGCGTTGCTTGGCACTTCATTGATGCTGACTGCGCTTATGCCAGCAGTACATGCAGAGGAGCAGTCACCACCCCTAGTACCATCGATTAGTGATTGGGCTATTGAAACATTAAACGAGGGTGAAAAATACGGGATTTATCCAACTGATTGGTATTATAAGGGCTTCCTTCAAGAAATCTCGGTGGAGAAGGTAAATGAACTGCTGGCATTAACAGAAAAGAAAATTGCCTCTCTGGGCTTAGCGGAAAATAAACAGTATAAGCCAGTGAGTGTGAAGAACGATAACACACGCGGTGATATTGTGAATCGCTTGTATAATATCGTGGCACGTTATGATTTACCTGTTGGCACTGATGCTGTTCAATTTATGAAAGAGCATAACATACTACAAGGTTCTAAAAATGGACTGCAGTTAGAGAAAAAGGCCACGACGCAACAGGCTGTTCTATTTGCTGTTCGATTTATAAAAAATACATATGAACTTGCTGAGCAAGGGGCGAAGGGAGTAGCCTGGATAGTGGAGGATGAGGATACGCTTGTGTATTTACTGGGCTCCATTCATCTAGGTACACCAGATTTATATCCATTCAATAAAAAACTAGTGACAGCGTTTGATGAAGCGGATGCGCTATTAGTAGAGGCAAATATTCTGGATACAAAAGGGCTTGAATACTATTCAGAAAAGGCCATGTATACAGATGGCTTAACATTAAAAGATGCTATTGCGCCAGAAACTTATGCAAAGCTAGAGAAAGTTGCAGCACTTTATGATCTCCCTATGGAAGAACTGACATTGCAAAAGCCTTGGATGCTTTCAAACACGTTATCATTGCTGGCAATGGATGATTCCTTTGGTATGACGCCACAAGAAATGGCGATGCATGGTATTGATATATACTTTTTATTGAATGCGCAGCTGAAGCAAAAGCCAGTGATTGAATTAGAAGGTACTAAAGCACAGGTTGATATGTTTGACGCATTATCGCCAGAAGCACAGGAACAATCTTTAGTTGCTGTGTTGGATAGCATACTCACGCCATCTGAAGAAAATCAATCCGAAATGCTTCAAGAGTGGTTTACAAGCTGGAAGCAAGGGGACGTTGAAGCCTTCGCGAAAAGCTTCCAAGCGATGGAAGGAGAATCATCAGAATACAATGAAATGCTATTTGGTTTACGTGATGAACAAATGGCAAAGAAAATCATGAATGTACTTAAAGAGAAAAAAGGTACATACTTTGTTGTTGTTGGTTCAGGTCACTTCTTAATTGAGAAAAGCGTTCGTTATCATCTGGAGAAAAATGGGTACGAAGTGAAGCCGTTTTATCAATAA
- a CDS encoding spore germination protein has product MSNLENDNPKTITSLSTSLLKNIKTIKSSLGNSNDIIIREFFIGKPIEVPIAIIYTDGLADNISITDFILESIISDFEVTSETTLQEIGDRLKTYCLTVGSIKNVSDFPSLFNAILGGETILLLDGLAIGISTSTRSSKDRAITEPATEAVIRGPRESFTETLRTNTALIRRKIKSPNLWIKSRVIGEVTQTEIAVMYINGIANEKIVQEVLKRLDRIDIDGILESGYIEQLIQDSKFTLFPTVYNSERPDVIAGELLEGKIAIIVDGTPFVLIVPALFNSFLQSAEDYYQNAFVSSFIRLIRFLGISLALVAPSLYISLTTFHQEMIPTPLLISIYAQREGVPFPAFIEALIMEIAFEVLREAGLRMPRMIGPAISIVGTLIIGQAAVEAGIVSAAMVIIVALTAICSFLFPAYGLSNSIRILRFPLMVLAAMFGLFGVFVGLMLLIIHLCSLRSFGVPYMSPFAPLIPKDQKDALIIFPRGFLLTRPRLISQINNVRGRKNR; this is encoded by the coding sequence GTGAGTAATTTAGAAAATGATAATCCTAAAACGATTACGTCTCTTTCTACATCTCTCCTAAAAAATATTAAAACGATTAAAAGCTCACTAGGTAATAGTAATGATATTATTATCCGTGAATTTTTTATTGGTAAACCAATAGAGGTACCCATAGCTATTATTTATACGGATGGCCTAGCTGATAATATCTCGATTACAGACTTTATATTAGAATCTATTATTTCTGACTTTGAGGTGACATCTGAAACTACTTTGCAAGAAATTGGGGATCGATTAAAAACATATTGCTTAACTGTGGGGAGTATAAAAAATGTATCCGATTTCCCCTCATTGTTTAACGCTATTTTGGGCGGAGAAACCATTTTACTATTAGATGGACTTGCTATAGGCATTTCCACAAGTACGAGAAGCTCCAAAGATAGAGCTATAACAGAACCAGCAACAGAAGCTGTTATAAGAGGTCCTAGAGAGTCATTTACAGAGACATTACGAACCAATACAGCTTTAATACGACGCAAAATAAAAAGTCCTAATCTTTGGATAAAATCAAGAGTTATTGGTGAAGTTACTCAAACAGAAATAGCTGTTATGTATATAAATGGTATAGCTAATGAAAAAATAGTACAGGAAGTACTTAAACGACTAGATCGAATTGATATAGACGGTATTTTAGAAAGTGGATACATCGAACAATTAATTCAAGATTCAAAGTTTACTTTATTTCCTACTGTATATAATTCAGAACGTCCAGATGTTATAGCAGGAGAATTACTAGAAGGAAAGATTGCTATTATAGTAGATGGAACACCATTTGTTTTAATTGTACCTGCATTATTCAATTCTTTTTTACAATCGGCAGAAGATTATTATCAGAACGCATTTGTCAGTTCATTTATCCGTCTTATAAGATTTTTAGGCATTAGCCTTGCATTAGTTGCTCCATCTCTTTATATTTCTCTAACGACTTTTCATCAGGAAATGATTCCAACCCCTTTACTTATCAGTATATATGCACAACGAGAAGGTGTTCCATTTCCCGCTTTTATAGAGGCCTTAATAATGGAAATTGCGTTTGAAGTTTTAAGGGAGGCGGGTTTAAGAATGCCAAGAATGATTGGACCCGCGATTTCTATAGTAGGAACGCTCATTATTGGTCAAGCAGCTGTAGAGGCAGGAATTGTTTCTGCTGCAATGGTCATTATTGTTGCTTTGACAGCCATATGTAGTTTTCTTTTCCCAGCCTATGGTCTATCCAATTCTATCCGTATTTTACGTTTCCCATTAATGGTGTTAGCGGCTATGTTTGGACTATTTGGCGTATTTGTAGGACTTATGCTTTTGATTATCCATTTATGTAGTTTGCGTTCCTTTGGTGTTCCATATATGAGCCCATTTGCACCATTAATACCAAAAGATCAAAAAGATGCTTTAATTATTTTTCCGCGTGGCTTCTTACTTACACGTCCACGATTGATTAGTCAGATTAATAACGTTAGAGGGCGCAAAAATCGGTAA